One window from the genome of Lentibacillus daqui encodes:
- a CDS encoding MFS transporter, with the protein MNKNYQEPIWTKSFIGISVTQFMVYLTFYALLTTLPIFVIKQLGGTNAQGGLAVTLMLITAIIVRPFSAKFLDWVGKKKGLIICVAIYTATTFVYIWTDQFMPLMLLRLFHGISFGVISTATGAIAADVIPEKRRGEGLGYFAMAMNLAVVAGPFISLTLLQFVSFQVLFTTLSILMIGGIVCSLVVHVAQNTNTQQEQVNKKFSLHDMIELKALPISLICSLASLAYASVLSFVSVYSESIGLASVSSYFFLVFAIVMIISRPYFGPLFDTKGPKYVILPCLLLFAVGLAALSITHNGWMLLLSAALTGLGYGTILPSFQTMAIQAAPSHRSSHATATFFMVYDTGIAVGSFIWGFVVSGFGFPSLYLLCALLVVVTTILFMVHQSWQHKHHTPQSNELSANTSS; encoded by the coding sequence TTGAATAAAAATTATCAGGAACCAATTTGGACAAAAAGTTTTATTGGAATTTCCGTAACCCAGTTTATGGTATACTTGACGTTTTATGCCTTGTTAACAACCTTGCCAATCTTCGTCATTAAACAACTGGGTGGAACGAATGCACAGGGTGGACTAGCAGTCACATTAATGCTGATAACCGCCATCATTGTGCGACCATTCTCGGCCAAATTTTTGGATTGGGTTGGAAAGAAAAAAGGGCTCATTATTTGTGTAGCCATCTATACTGCAACAACGTTTGTTTACATCTGGACAGATCAATTCATGCCATTAATGTTATTGCGACTTTTTCACGGAATTTCATTTGGGGTGATTTCAACCGCAACCGGAGCAATAGCAGCCGATGTTATTCCGGAAAAACGTCGCGGGGAAGGACTTGGTTATTTTGCCATGGCAATGAATCTGGCAGTTGTTGCTGGTCCATTCATTAGTTTAACTTTACTGCAATTTGTATCGTTTCAAGTACTGTTTACAACACTTAGCATACTAATGATTGGCGGTATCGTCTGTTCCCTGGTAGTCCATGTTGCGCAAAATACGAATACACAACAGGAACAAGTTAACAAAAAGTTTTCGTTGCACGATATGATTGAATTAAAAGCACTACCAATTTCATTAATATGCAGTTTGGCGTCTCTGGCATATGCAAGTGTGCTTTCCTTTGTTTCTGTTTATTCGGAGTCTATTGGGCTTGCATCTGTTTCGAGCTATTTCTTTTTAGTGTTCGCGATTGTCATGATCATATCGCGGCCATATTTCGGCCCATTATTTGATACGAAGGGACCTAAATATGTGATTCTGCCATGTCTATTGCTTTTCGCGGTTGGTCTTGCTGCATTAAGTATTACACACAACGGCTGGATGCTGCTTTTATCAGCGGCTTTAACCGGGCTTGGTTATGGAACCATCCTGCCAAGTTTTCAAACGATGGCGATTCAAGCAGCACCGAGTCACCGAAGCAGCCATGCAACAGCAACATTTTTCATGGTGTATGATACCGGAATCGCGGTTGGATCATTTATCTGGGGCTTTGTCGTAAGTGGTTTCGGATTCCCAAGTCTATATTTGTTATGTGCCCTATTAGTTGTTGTTACCACGATCTTATTTATGGTTCATCAATCATGGCAGCATAAGCATCATACGCCGCAAAGCAATGAATTATCTGCCAACACGAGTAGCTGA
- the dacB gene encoding D-alanyl-D-alanine carboxypeptidase/D-alanyl-D-alanine endopeptidase, which translates to MKFGVCGLVLLALVMLASPISSNYDEEFVSKAKEMRVMKQQTRSDETSSLKKPLDKLIQQEPLLDGALVGISIRSADTGNILYEHLGDTRLRPASNLKLLTAASALSTLGDDYTFPTELRTDGTEKGNKLQGNLYLKGKGDPTLLPDDFGTFAKKIKNRGIETIEGDIIGDDSWYDDDRLSPDLIWNDEQYYYGAQISALTVSPDKDYDAGTVIVNVRPGSAVGVKPTFSIKPATDYVQIVNKAETVAAGEEADITVEREHGSNTIIINGTIPVGSADVREWMAVWEPTDYALNLFQQALEKNDISWTGEVKSGKTPAKTKKLFSRQSMPLSDLLVPFMKLSNNTHAEVLVKEMGKKKKREGSWENGLEVMGKELDDFGLDKDSMIIHDGSGISHVDLIQPHEITKLLYQVQNKDWFSSYLNALPVAGEKEKMTGGTLRERMKDLQGKVRAKTGTIDGVSTLSGYMETKAGDKLIFSIMLNNLLDEEEGPEIEDKLVQIIFDHG; encoded by the coding sequence ATGAAATTTGGTGTTTGTGGGCTTGTGCTTCTGGCTTTAGTCATGCTTGCATCACCGATATCTTCAAACTATGATGAAGAATTTGTATCGAAGGCAAAGGAGATGCGTGTAATGAAACAACAAACCCGATCGGACGAAACAAGTTCCTTGAAAAAGCCGTTAGACAAATTGATTCAACAGGAACCCCTCCTGGACGGCGCGCTCGTTGGCATAAGCATTCGTTCCGCTGACACGGGCAACATTTTGTACGAGCATTTGGGAGATACAAGATTACGACCGGCATCCAATCTGAAACTCTTAACAGCCGCATCCGCTCTTTCTACACTAGGCGATGATTATACTTTTCCCACTGAGTTGCGAACAGATGGTACGGAGAAAGGAAACAAACTTCAAGGCAATCTTTATTTAAAGGGAAAAGGGGATCCAACCCTACTTCCTGACGACTTCGGGACGTTTGCCAAAAAAATAAAGAATAGGGGGATCGAAACCATTGAAGGCGATATTATTGGTGATGATTCATGGTATGATGATGACCGTCTCTCTCCGGATTTAATTTGGAATGATGAACAGTATTACTACGGTGCCCAAATATCAGCGTTAACTGTTTCGCCGGACAAGGATTATGATGCCGGAACTGTGATTGTTAATGTTCGTCCGGGCAGTGCTGTTGGTGTGAAGCCGACATTTTCAATCAAACCCGCGACCGATTACGTACAAATTGTCAATAAGGCAGAAACGGTTGCTGCCGGGGAGGAAGCGGATATTACCGTTGAACGGGAACATGGATCGAATACGATTATCATCAACGGAACCATTCCTGTTGGATCCGCTGATGTCCGTGAATGGATGGCAGTTTGGGAGCCAACGGACTATGCATTGAATTTGTTTCAGCAGGCATTGGAAAAGAATGATATTTCCTGGACAGGAGAGGTAAAGAGCGGTAAAACGCCTGCCAAGACGAAGAAGCTTTTTTCCCGCCAATCCATGCCACTGTCGGATTTGCTTGTTCCGTTTATGAAATTGAGCAATAATACGCATGCAGAGGTACTTGTAAAGGAAATGGGGAAGAAAAAGAAACGGGAAGGCAGCTGGGAGAATGGGCTGGAGGTGATGGGAAAAGAGCTGGACGATTTTGGTTTAGATAAAGATTCTATGATTATCCATGATGGTTCAGGAATCTCCCACGTTGATTTGATCCAGCCTCATGAAATTACGAAATTACTATATCAGGTGCAAAATAAGGATTGGTTTTCTTCCTATTTAAATGCGCTACCAGTTGCCGGTGAAAAAGAAAAAATGACGGGTGGCACATTACGTGAGCGGATGAAAGATTTACAGGGGAAGGTACGTGCTAAAACGGGAACGATTGATGGAGTAAGCACATTATCAGGATATATGGAAACAAAAGCTGGTGATAAACTTATCTTTTCCATTATGTTGAATAATTTGCTGGATGAGGAAGAAGGGCCGGAGATAGAGGATAAGTTGGTACAAATTATTTTTGATCATGGTTGA